The Danio aesculapii chromosome 8, fDanAes4.1, whole genome shotgun sequence genome window below encodes:
- the ppp1r3c2b gene encoding protein phosphatase 1 regulatory subunit 3C-B-like: MSCANVMSRFGPPVSVRSVDMAVGFRCRGSPHINHHLLMSSPKPLRPCISHQPVFEYRHSPSAGLLAKNGRREKRVAFADAKGLALITVRLFTEKEDNISADPLTIPRLKKLGSAKEPAKANSRLKLGFEQPCCDYQAFRNRLQEHTVLLESCDVTKRSVLGTVRVKNVCFEKAVHVRITFDSWKTHLDVPCTYLDRCYGEPGTDVFEFNISVPEQVDPSERVEFCVSYLPATFTAAEWDNNNGKNYCIQVCD, translated from the exons ATGAGTTGTGCAAA TGTGATGTCGCGGTTTGGGCCGCCGGTGTCCGTGCGGTCGGTGGATATGGCGGTTGGTTTCCGGTGCAGAGGCTCTCCACACATCAACCACCACCTGCTTATGTCTTCACCCAAGCCCCTGCGGCCTTGCATCTCCCATCAGCCGGTGTTTGAGTACCGACACTCCCCTTCCGCGGGCCTCCTCGCCAAAAATGGCCGCCGTGAAAAACGCGTCGCGTTCGCGGACGCCAAAGGCCTGGCGCTCATCACTGTGCGCCTGTTCACCGAGAAAGAGGACAACATATCGGCCGACCCATTAACAATCCCACGGCTAAAAAAGCTAGGCAGTGCTAAAGAGCCTGCTAAAGCGAATTCGAGGCTGAAACTTGGGTTCGAGCAGCCTTGTTGTGATTACCAGGCGTTCAGAAACCGGCTGCAGGAACACACGGTGCTGTTGGAGAGCTGTGACGTCACCAAACGATCTGTTCTCGGCACCGTTCGCGTCAAAAACGTCTGCTTTGAGAAAGCGGTGCACGTCCGTATCACTTTCGACAGCTGGAAAACTCACTTGGACGTTCCGTGCACGTACCTGGATCGGTGTTACGGGGAACCAGGAACCGACGTGTTTGAGTTTAACATCAGCGTCCCTGAACAGGTAGACCCGAGTGAACGCGTCGAGTTCTGCGTTTCCTACTTACCGGCGACGTTCACCGCTGCTGAATGGGACAATAATAACGGCAAAAACTACTGCATACAGGTGTGTGACTGA
- the gins4 gene encoding DNA replication complex GINS protein SLD5 codes for MSDHSELSGGEEELMTPAELISRLEEAWLNEKFSPELLENKSELVECVMEQLTHMEENLQRVRKGDLKASVHRMEIDRIRFVLSSFLRSRLKKIEKFFPHVLEKEKSRADGDPSFLSPEEFAFAKEYLANTEVYLRAVALKHMPPNLQSVDMMKAVPEPCLDSFVFLRVKEKQENILVEPETDEQREYVVDLDEGSQHLMRYRTIAPLVASGAVQLI; via the exons ATGTCCGACCACAGTGAGCTGAGCGGCGGGGAGGAGGAGCTCATGACCCCGGCAGAGCTCATCAGCAGACTCGAGGAG GCTTGGCTTAATGAGAAGTTTTCTCCAGAACTGTTGGAGAACAAGTCTGAGCTGGTGGAGTGTGTGATGGAGCAGCTCACACACATG GAGGAAAATCTGCAGCGTGTGAGGAAAGGAGACCTGAAGGCCAGTGTTCACCGCATGGAGATCGACCGCATCCGCTTCGTTCTCAGCAGCTTCCTGCGCTCCAGACTCAAGAAG ATCGAGAAGTTTTTCCCTCATGTTTTGGAGAAGGAGAAGTCCCGTGCTGATGGAGACCCCTCGTTTCTGTCTCCTGAAGAGTTCGCCTTCGCTAAAGA gtatcTGGCAAACACAGAGGTTTACCTGCGAGCCGTGGCTCTGAAACACATGCCACCAAACCTGCAGAGCGTCGACATGATGAAGGCTG TGCCTGAACCATGTCTGGACTCGTTTGTCTTCCTGAGAGTGAAAGAGAAGCAGGAAAACATCCTGGTGGAGCCTGAGACGGACGAACAGAG GGAGTACGTTGTGGATCTGGACGAGGGTTCGCAGCACCTGATGCGTTATCGCACAATAGCGCCTCTAGTGGCCAGCGGAGCAGTGCAGCTCATTTAA
- the LOC130234094 gene encoding cytochrome c oxidase subunit 5B, mitochondrial — MRSASVRMAARLLLRCAIRAVVFGHRTLPAPAAARALASGGIPTDDEQATGLERIVMEASKKGLDPYNILKPKEYAGSKQDPHIVPSISTKRIVGCVCEEDNTAVVWFWLHQGEAQRCPSCGAYYKLVPHELPH; from the exons ATGCGCAGTGCTTCAGTCAGAATGGCAGCCAGGCTCCTGTTGAGATGCGCGATCCGAGCTGTGGTTTTCGGCCACCGGACTCTTCCAGCACCGGCTGCCGCTCGAGCTCTGGCCTCCGGGG GTATTCCCACAGATGATGAGCAGGCCACCGGTCTGGAGAGGATTGTGATGGAAGCTTCCAAGAAAGGCTTG GATCCATATAACATCTTGAAACCGAAGGAGTACGCCGGCTCCAAACAAGACCCTCACATCGTCCCCTCCATCTCCACCAAGAGGATCGTGGGATGTGTGT GTGAAGAAGACAACACTGCAGTGGTTTGGTTTTGGTTGCATCAAGGTGAAGCGCAGCGCTGTCCGTCCTGCGGCGCTTACTATAAACTGGTTCCACATGAGTTACCCCATTAA